A part of Neodiprion pinetum isolate iyNeoPine1 chromosome 4, iyNeoPine1.2, whole genome shotgun sequence genomic DNA contains:
- the LOC124218033 gene encoding leucine-rich repeat-containing protein 51, with protein sequence MANANGLRNGLSAYRRDNHEEMQAGPPMDLSFKKATSMNDFDFQRARSIRVGKVPLHTSSQRFLTSSLWLSNNLLSSMSGLENLVNRVLVEPSSLAWLDLSFNNISEIDDEITKFPNLKIIYMHGNAISNLNTVPKLRKLCKLRNLTLHGNPIESVPSYRSFILTVLPQLVNLDFAPVVAAERKKAPPAGFSKMMNA encoded by the exons ATGGCGAATGCGAACGGCCTAAGAAATGGATTATCAGCTTATCGTCGTGACAATCACGAGGAAATGCAAGCCGGGCCTCCCATGGACCTTTCTTTCAAAAAGGCAACGAGTATGAACG atttcgaTTTCCAACGGGCTCGATCTATCCGTGTGGGCAAAGTGCCTTTGCATACTTCCAGTCAGCGTTTCCTTACGAGTTCCCTCTGGCTTAGCAACAACTTGTTGAGCTCGATGAGTGGATTGGAAAATCTGGTAAACAGAGTACTGGTAGAGCCGAGCAGTCTGGCTTGGCTAGATCTCTCGTTCAACAACATAAGCGAGATTGACGATGAAATAACGAAGTTCCCGAATCTCAAGATAATCTACATGCACGGAAATgcaatttcgaatttgaacaCCGTTCCGAAGTTGCGAAAATTGTGCAAGCTAAGAAACCTAACACTGCACGGAAATCCAATAGAATCTGTGCCCTCGTACAGATCATTCATCTTGACAGTCTTGCCGCAACTGGTAAACTTGGACTTTGCTCCAGTAGTAGCTGCTGAAAGGAAAAAAGCCCCTCCGGCTggtttttcgaaaatgatgaACGCCTAA
- the Chpf gene encoding chondroitin sulfate synthase 2 encodes MNTITKVFLSYCRSNVYLIFGMCFGLCISSFFTPTNDGDCLETVEDLAPPLSVPKFSDIYEPKMNLEGKPLRAKKTPKVFMRPRYYSTELGIREKLFVGVLTSREYLYSRGVAQNKTIAHLVDKIRYFISITEGAKPNVSLPGIVGFTDTRSILKPFHVLKYITDNYLEDYDYYYLIKDLTYVDVRKMTKLVNKISISQDVHLGIASKFGTYCSLDSGILLSNSVIRKMKNNLDWCVRNTYSDSDDVNFGRCIVHSSSLPCSDAIQGQTIKSTVLNESFALETNLYASIAQNYSESPISVYPVFDHSTIYKLNAYIARLELTAVTDQISTLRQEILKTAKLEPEKDHSVTWPIGNQPGNKPPGRFDIVKWTYLNETHMASDKSLKNMQKFEGSVKADIEYVIKAATDRIEGNYKGMLEYKKFLNGYKRYDASRGMDYILDLVFAETKTKEELVKRVEICKPLGKVEILTVPYVTENARVHLILTVNKFQKNETIKFMSHYAQTCMEKKDKTFLMVVLLYDVNSPSKDKDDVFFDVKQHALSLTEKYKKDQSKVTWLSIRLPSSVSSIELEPMLKIAVTDLVVRKFSPESLILFVETEMELKVDYLNRVRMNTISQWQVFSPMPFVEYHPDIAYSESKAKENELDINRNYGRYDEYNFNHVAFYAKDYTSIRKLAESIIPPVRADRDIATVLKPSEQNLINSAFELFILFGNLHPFRALEPALKIRYKEMNCRGTQSDITHIDCMKARSLNLGNRGQLAKLILQYQHSN; translated from the exons ATGAATACGATAACAAAAGTCTTTCTTTCGTACTGTCGAAGCAACGTATATTTGATCTTCGGCATGTGCTTCGGACTATGCATAAGCTCGTTTTTTACACCGACCAATGACGGGGACTGTCTAGAGACGGTGGAAGATCTTGCACCTCCTTTAAGCGTGCCAAAATTCAGCGACATTTACGAGCCAAAGATGAACCTTGAGGGAAAGCCGTTGCGGGCCAAGAAAACTCCCAAGGTTTTCATGCGCCCTAGATACTATTCGACAGAGCTCGGCATAAGGGAGAAATTATTTGTCGGAGTACTGACGAGTCGAGAATATCTTTACAGCCGAGGCGTAGCTCAGAACAAAACCATTGCTCATCTCGTAGACAAAATCAGATACTTTATATCGATAACGGAAGGAGCTAAACCAAATGTTTCGCTGCCTGGGATTGTCGGCTTCACAGATACCAGAAGCATTTTGAAACCATTCCATGTACTCAAATACATAACGGACAATTACCTCGAGGATTACGATTACTACTATTTAATCAAAGATTTGACCTATGTAGATGTTAGAAAAATGACAAAGCTTGTAAATAAAATCAGCATCAGCCAGGACGTTCATCTGGGTATTGCCAGCAAATTTGGTACCTATTGCTCTCTGG ATTCAGGTATCTTGCTGAGTAATTCAGTGATccgaaagatgaaaaataacttGGACTGGTGCGTCAGAAACACGTATTCCGACTCCGATGATGTTAACTTTGGTAGATGCATCGTTCACTCTTCATCTCTGCCTTGTAGCGACGCTATTCAAGGACAAACGATCAAATCCACAGTGCTTAATGAAAGCTTTGCCCTGGAGACAAATCTTTACGCATCTATAGCTCAGAATTACTCGGAATCTCCAATCAGTGTTTATCCTGTTTTTGACCATTCAACCATTTACAAACTCAACGCTTATATTGCCAGG CTGGAGCTAACAGCGGTCACAGATCAAATATCCACTTTGCGTCAAGAGATATTGAAGACTGCCAAATTAGAACCGGAGAAGGATCATAGCGTGACTTGGCCTATTGGCAATCAACCAGGAAACAAGCCTCCTGGGCGATTTGATATCGTCAAATGGACTTACCTCAATGAAACGCACATGGCTTCAGAcaagagtttgaaaaacatgCAGAAGTTCGAAGGAAGCGTCAAAGCAGATATAGAGTATGTGATAAAGGCAGCAACCGACAGAATCGAAGGAAATTACAAGGGGATGTTggaatacaaaaaattcttaaacgGCTATAAAAGGTACGACGCTTCGAGGGGCATGGATTATATTTTGGACTTGGTCTTTGCTGAGACAAAAACCAAGGAGGAGTTAGTGAAGAGGGTCGAGATCTGTAAGCCACTTGGCAAAGTAGAGATTTTGACAGTTCCATATGTAACTGAGAATGCCAGAGTTCATTTGATTTTAACAGTTAACAAGTTTCAAAAGAACGAAACTATCAAATTTATGTCACACTACGCTCAAACCTGCATGgagaaaaaagacaaaacGTTTTTAATGGTG GTGCTTCTTTATGATGTAAATTCACCATCGAAAGACAAAGACGATGTGTTTTTCGATGTAAAACAGCATGCTTTGTCATTAACAGAGAAATATAAAAAGGATCAATCTAAGGTTACCTGGCTTTCCATCCGCTTGCCATCGAGCGTGAGTTCGATTGAACTGGAGCCAATGTTAAAAATCGCTGTAACAGACTTGGTGGTCAGGAAATTTTCCCCAgaaagtttaattttatttgttgaaaCTGAAATGGAGCTGAAAGTCGATTACTTGAACAGA GTACGAATGAATACCATTAGCCAATGGCAAGTATTCAGCCCAATGCCTTTTGTCGAATATCACCCAGATATCGCTTACTCGGAATCAAAAGCCAAAGAAAACGAATTAGACATAAACAGAAACTATGGAAGATACGACGAGTATAATTTCAACCATGTTGCATTTTATGCCAAAGATTACACATCGA TACGGAAATTGGCAGAAAGTATAATTCCACCTGTCCGAGCGGATCGAGATATTGCAACAGTTTTAAAGCCATCCGAACagaatttaattaattctGCATTTGaactatttattttgtttggaaatttgCACCCGTTTCGCGCACTAGAACCTGCATTGAAGATCCGGTACAAAGAAATGAATTGCAGAGGAACTCAAAGTGACATAACACATATAGATTGTATGAAAGCTCGTAGTTTAAACCTTGGTAATCGTGGGCAGCTTGCCAAACTCATACTGCAGTATCAGCATAGCAATTAA
- the LOC124218017 gene encoding polycomb group protein Psc, producing the protein MSGQSGGYRLHLSTLNEQLTCKLCRGYFIDATTIIECLHSFCRSCIIKYLENNKYCPICEVQVHKSKPLLNIRPDHTLQDIVYKLVPGCYQNEMRCRREFYSKHPDARSQASSPESRGEPIESHIYSLDESLSLSLEYYIPSTKDQGEGDKESTAKTLPRRYLRCPAAVTICHLQKLIRAKYGLSEAHRVDIMYKEEPLCGNYTLMDVMYIYHWRRKVPLHLSYRIFESSPKRLKLSEDNHMYEKILSNTRVDSIEVKREQSEKREWKEVQLKISETGVMSVTNISSFEKKSASNGDGNSEELITIDKNVGKIEKMPEGEKEENNEAPILENLIKKEDLDKSNVETLLSTTIPNSEVTESSQNFLFTQETRTVFAKSEYNKNIDGSESQKLNPLPMLVENPSKVVTTFDTEGESLVAQTQKANNQSKVKNSSIQDSSQLKNRQECTTSSTKKAESRLMNTNNNLISADTKGNQSQKENSKNSGKEIRSASTSVEIKQNVPNSMLSFQPKVGQVNNTYSKKIPKEKKGTLINSRKLDSKIVPEQSKSDVKPLAYFPITKSQATATVSLTKLATTVVSSPHSTTMSTQAVNTPVSIPQGGCLFVSAPQMTTCVVSTTTTISSIRSPSAANKSIPPSPQRLDCQPAKLVDSKPDSTATLKSDSTGQKVLLVKNNNNNLPTTSQSLASIGLNISTTLPGSVEMSPNVSHAVQNLVSTSHAKSNESKGENSLKIGSPSGRQGPAPSDIQMVAQSLNAHSGSSPISNSPRLSSLQTSTGTKRTSSQSAIEITSIYTVPPCPDAIPISLMPMKPSVRKHEIIAKGTNLNEICAKIGESSKEKIKAATRSKPEIPNLLKITKKTSVDSNKCIPNVPSIPIYTSGQNIIPSEDKPNASIGKETPKTGSVVSTSQSVPTSVSLQKGCSIKKQSLPVGYKTLRDPPKSWNPTLSKNNYVAARNQAKEMQTQSQGLTASDGNHAKPITSKPAKIFKMRNMPRYLGNPSSGVKRMYGVSNESKDKDQTVQNPAKNSSLSMMTIDPKTLSPIVSSANSTIVTPPPYSPTARSYQNTQFSRDMCRNPGSPISPRNSPINMLSTNPFIPSPTLNTNPKLIYTHFPPPYPDTSRFPNPLIRSPIGIPSHSAFHSSLPASINKYQRCNYLPAAAGYTTAPPPPTIQKILPSMHSSPKSPKSTSITNSSIFPMGKSEVQLSTRVENIALHLAKNAAQQELNIFNLSKTGNPTTNNFPNLLTTTTVTLVTSSGFTLTDTLPNVTTQATVKSKSQLEIKVSETESPKQKSKEPETVVLESAVGPPLTPKVKSCEGDAEAKEEKDIEKKKKTLTKINGDVATQNTSPAEKAEKEQKPSKNTEASSVSAEIKQLNLKEVEKPEKQVEINSEKMSNEAKSEDMVRKTGEPIQGKKSDVQRNKPES; encoded by the exons ATGTCGGGACAGAGCGGAGGATATCGATTGCATTTATCTACCCTTAACGAGCAGTTGACTTGCAAACTATGCAGAGGATATTTTATAGATGCTACTACGATCATCGAGTGTCTTCACTCGT TCTGCCGCAGCTGCATTATCAAATATCTGGAGAATAACAAGTACTGCCCGATATGCGAAGTACAGGTTCACAAGAGTAAACCGCTCCTGAATATCCGACCTGATCACACGCTCCAAGATATTGTTTACAAACTAGTTCCTGGCTGCTATCAGA ATGAAATGCGATGCCGCCGCGAATTCTACAGCAAGCATCCTGACGCAAGGTCACAAGCCAGTTCTCCTGAATCTAGGGGCGAGCCGATCGAGTCTCACATTTACTCTCTGGACGAATCGCTGAGTTTGTCTCTGGAATATTACATCCCAAGCACAAAGGACCAAGGCGAAGGTGATAAGGAATCGACAGCCAAGACATTGCCCCGAAGATATTTGAGATGTCCAGCTGCAGTGACCATCTGTCAcctgcaaaaattgatacgtGCTAAATACGGGCTAAGCGAAGCTCACAGAGTCGACATTATGTACAAAGAGGAACCACTATGTGGCAACTATACACTTATGGATGTCATGTACATTTACCACTGGAGACGA AAAGTACCGTTGCATCTTAGCTACAGGATATTTGAGTCTTCGCCGAAGCGTTTAAAGCTGTCCGAAGATAATCACATGTACGAAAAAATACTTTCTAATACCAGGGTAGATTCGATCGAGGTAAAGCGTGAGCAGAGTGAAAAGCGCGAGTGGAAAGAGgtgcaattaaaaatttccgaaactGGTGTCATGAGCGTAACGAATATATCtagttttgaaaagaaaagtgCTAGTAACGGAGATGGTAACTCAGAGGAACTGATTACTATCGATAAAAATGTtggtaaaatcgaaaaaatgcCCGAAGGTGAAAAAGAGGAGAATAATGAAGCTCCGATACTGgagaatttgataaaaaaagaagatctTGACAAATCTAACGTCGAAACATTACTGAGTACGACGATTCCTAATTCTGAAGTAACAGAGAGTAGCCAAAACTTTTTATTCACACAGGAAACAAGAACAGTCTTTGCTAAGTCTGAGTACAACAAAAATATCGATGGCTCAGAGTCGCAGAAACTTAATCCTCTGCCAATGCTAGTAGAGAATCCCTCAAAGGTGGTAACAACGTTCGACACCGAAGGTGAAAGTCTTGTGGCTCAGACGCAGAAGGCCAACAACCAAAGCAAAGTGAAAAATAGTTCGATACAGGATTCAAGTCAGCTGAAAAATAGGCAGGAATGCACCACCTCGAGTACAAAAAAGGCTGAGAGTCGGCTGATGAatacgaataataatttaataagtGCCGACACAAAGGGTAATCAGAGTCAGaaagaaaattctaaaaattccGGAAAGGAGATAAGAAGTGCCTCAACAAGCGTCGAGATTAAGCAAAATGTTCCCAATTCCATGCTTTCCTTTCAACCCAAAGTCGGACAGGTGAACAATACTTATTCCAAGAAGattccaaaagaaaaaaagggaacgCTGATCAACTCAAGGAAATTGGATTCAAAAATAGTTCCAGAGCAATCGAAGAGTGATGTTAAACCCTTGGCGTATTTTCCCATCACAAAATCTCAAGCGACAGCCACCGTCTCATTAACCAAATTGGCTACTACTGTCGTCTCGTCACCTCACTCCACAACGATGTCAACACAGGCTGTAAACACGCCCGTGAGCATACCACAGGGTGGCTGTCTCTTCGTTTCAGCCCCTCAGATGACGACGTGTGTTGTATCAACTACTACCACAATATCGAGTATTCGAAGTCCATCGGCTGCAAACAAAAGTATCCCACCGTCGCCCCAGAGGCTGGATTGCCAGCCCGCAAAACTGGTGGATTCTAAGCCAGATTCTACCGCGACATTGAAATCAGATTCGACTGGTCAGAAAGTCTTGCTGGTGaagaataataacaacaacctGCCGACCACCAGTCAAAGCTTAGCTTCCATCGGTCTTAACATTTCCACAACCCTACCTGGCTCGGTGGAAATGAGTCCAAACGTTTCGCATGCTGTGCAGAATCTTGTGAGCACGTCCCATGCAAAAAGCAATGAGTCCAAAGGTGAAAATAGTTTGAAAATCGGCAGTCCAAGCGGACGGCAGGGCCCCGCTCCCTCAGACATACAAATGGTGGCCCAGAGTCTAAATGCTCACTCTGGTTCGTCACCTATCAGTAATAGTCCTCGTTTGTCCTCGTTGCAAACTTCGACTGGTACCAAGAGAACGAGCTCGCAATCTGCCATCGAGATAACCAGCATCTATACAGTACCACCTTGCCCAGACGCCATTCCTATATCTTTGATGCCGATGAAGCCATCGGTGCGAAAGCACGAGATAATAGCCAAGGGGacaaatttaaatgaaatatgcGCCAAAATTGGGGAAAGTTCTAAAGAGAAAATCAAAGCAGCTACAAGATCGAAGCCGGAGATTCCAAATCtattgaaaataacgaaaaaaacgtCAGTAGATTCTAACAAATGTATTCCTAACGTACCCAGCATCCCTATCTACACATCTGGCCAAAATATAATCCCGTCGGAAGACAAGCCGAACGCTTCGATTGGTAAAGAAACACCCAAGACCGGCTCTGTTGTTTCTACATCTCAGTCAGTCCCGACATCTGTGTCATTGCAGAAGGGTTGTTCCATCAAGAAACAGTCGCTGCCTGTCGGCTATAAAACGCTGCGGGATCCGCCGAAATCTTGGAATCCGACATTGTCGAAAAACAACTATGTCGCCGCGAGGAATCAGGCTAAAGAAATGCAGACCCAAAGTCAGGGGCTCACAGCATCAGACGGCAATCATGCCAAGCCGATAACTTCCAAGCCTGCCAAGATATTTAAGATGCGGAACATGCCACGATATCTTGGCAATCCGTCATCTGGCGTTAAGCGAATGTACGGAGTATCGAACGAAAGCAAAGACAAGGATCAAACTGTGCAGAATCCTGCGAAGAACAGCTCTCTCAGCATGATGACCATAGATCCTAAAACTCTGTCACCGATCGTGTCCAGCGCCAATTCGACCATCGTGACACCGCCCCCTTATTCTCCCACTGCGAGGAGCTACCAAAACACCCAATTCTCGAGAGATATGTGCCGCAATCCAGGTTCGCCGATATCGCCAAGGAATTCACCGATCAATATGCTCTCGACGAATCCCTTCATACCATCGCCCACGTTGAACACAAACCCTAAACTGATATACACCCACTTTCCGCCACCGTATCCCGACACAAGCCGGTTTCCGAACCCCCTCATAAGATCGCCGATCGGAATCCCCTCACATAGTGCCTTTCACAGCAGTCTGCCTGCCTCCATCAACAAATACCAACGCTGTAACTATCTTCCAGCAGCCGCAGGCTACACGACCGCGCCTCCACCTCCaacaattcaaaaaatctTACCCAGTATGCATTCTTCCCCAAAGTCACCGAAATCTACTTCAATCACTAACAGTTCCATATTTCCCATGGGCAAAAGCGAAGTGCAGCTTTCGACAAGGGTGGAGAACATCGCTTTGCACTTGGCTAAAAACGCGGCTCAACAAGAGCTCAACATATTCAATCTTTCCAAGACAGGAAATCCGACAACAAATAATTTCCCAAACCTATTGACGACCACCACTGTTACGCTTGTCACGTCTTCTGGGTTCACATTGACGGACACTTTGCCAAATGTCACAACCCAGGCAACGGTGAAATCCAAGTCTCAGCTGGAGATAAAAGTATCCGAGACAGAAAGTCCCAAACAAAAGTCCAAAGAACCGGAAACTGTAGTTCTTGAAAGCGCCGTTGGACCTCCTTTGACTCCGAAGGTGAAGAGTTGCGAGGGTGACGCAGAAgcgaaggaagaaaaagatattgaaaagaagaaaaagacacTGACAAAGATTAACGGCGACGTAGCTACCCAAAATACAAGTCCTGCGGAAAAAGCTGAGAAGGAACAAAAACCGTCGAAAAATACTGAGGCAAGTTCGGTTTCTGCGGAGATTAAACAATTGAACTTGAAAGAGGTTGAGAAACCAGAGAAGCAGGTAGAAATAAACAGCGAAAAGATGTCCAATGAAGCTAAAAGCGAGGATATGGTTCGCAAAACGGGTGAACCGATTCAAGGAAAGAAATCGGATGTACAAAGAAACAAGCCGGAATCGTAA
- the LOC124218026 gene encoding cyclin-L2 isoform X1, translating to MGTQKEKEKEKEKDKDKDKDKDKDKDKDKDKEKENSNQSAGGKNAKSYGKIVLTLQNCLLPEEKLNSTPSHSDGLDTETETDLRILGCELIQTAGILLKLPQVAMATGQVIFQRFYYSKSLVRHNMETTAMGCVCLASKIEEAPRRIRDVINVFNHIKQVSSQKTIQPVILDQSYVTLKNQVIKAERRVLKELGFCVHVKHPHKIIVMYLQVLGYEKNRALMQQCWNYMNDSLRSDVFLRHQPETVACACVYLGARQLQLPLPATPAWFRLFKVSESSIRDVCRRVLRLYARPSISAEQLEKRVDELRRRYEEARAKARGGEVDGHTPSPPLPKHHNAWGGFISRSGTHAAPERAKSPRHSRSTSLSPSRTDIAKHGKRKKHSSRSRSRSHSHSRSRKPKKTQRRRSGSHKSSRSHYRSRSRSRDRGGDPDKTGKHRNKHRRH from the exons ATGGGCACccaaaaagagaaggaaaaggaaaaagaaaaggacaAGGACAAGGACAAGGACAAGGACAAGGACAAGGACAAGGACAAGGATAAGGAAAAGGAAAACTCAAATCAGTCAGCCGGAGGAAAAAACGCCAAGTCATATGGGAAAATAGTGCTTACCCTTCAAAATTGCCTCTTGCCCGAAGAGAAATTAAATTCTACTCCATCCCACTCAGACGGCTTAGATACGGAGACAGAAACTGACCTGCGCATCCTAGGATGCGAACTGATACAAACTGCTGGGATACTTTTAAAACTTCCTCAG GTCGCTATGGCCACCGGGCAAGTGATATTCCAGCGGTTCTATTACAGTAAATCATTGGTTAGGCACAATATGGAAACAACGGCCATGGGATGCGTCTGTCTGGCGAGTAAAATTGAAGAGGCTCCAAGGCGCATCAGAGACGTCATTAATGTGTTCAATCATATTAAACAAGTTTCAAGTCAGAA GACTATCCAGCCAGTCATACTAGACCAGAGTTATGTGACGCTAAAGAACCAGGTAATCAAGGCAGAGAGGCGTGTTCTGAAGGAGCTAGGTTTTTGTGTTCACGTTAAGCATCCGCATAAGATAATCGTCATGTACCTTCAAGTTTTGGGTTACGAGAAGAACCGTGCGCTGATGCAACAGTGTTGGAACTACATGAATGATTCGCTTCGCTCAGATGTATTTCTGAGACATCAGCCCGAGACCGTTGCTTGCGCATGCGTTTATCTAGGTGCACGCCAGTTGCAACTTCCACTGCCTGCGACACCTGCTTGGTTCAGGCTATTCAAGGTTAGTGAGTCGTCCATCAGAGACGTCTGCCGCCGAGTTTTACGCCTCTACGCTCGACCCAGTATCAGCGCTGAACAATTGGAGAAACGTGTCGACGAGCTTCGCAGACGATACGAAGAAGCCAGAGCCAAGGCGAGGGGTGGTGAAGTTGATGGTCATACGCCCAGCCCTCCGCTGCCAAAGCACCACAATGCTTGGGGAGGATTCATCAGCCGCAGTGGGACACATGCTGCCCCTGAAAGAGCAAAATCGCCCAG gcATTCTAGATCTACCAGCCTCTCCCCTTCCCGAACTGACATTGCAAAACATGGGAAGCGAAAGAAACACTCGAGTAGAAGTAGATCGCGGAGTCACAGTCACAGCAGATCACGCAAACCGAAAAAGACCCAACGGCGAAGATCAGGAAGCCACAAGTCGTCCCGAAGCCACTACAGATCTCGTAGTAGATCGAGAGACAGAGGGGGGGATCCAGATAAAACAGGGAAGCATCGAAACAAGCATAGACGCCATTGA
- the LOC124218026 gene encoding cyclin-L1 isoform X2, whose product MRLITPGSDPLTNDVEVWKVYCLVFVYNHVSHVFFQVAMATGQVIFQRFYYSKSLVRHNMETTAMGCVCLASKIEEAPRRIRDVINVFNHIKQVSSQKTIQPVILDQSYVTLKNQVIKAERRVLKELGFCVHVKHPHKIIVMYLQVLGYEKNRALMQQCWNYMNDSLRSDVFLRHQPETVACACVYLGARQLQLPLPATPAWFRLFKVSESSIRDVCRRVLRLYARPSISAEQLEKRVDELRRRYEEARAKARGGEVDGHTPSPPLPKHHNAWGGFISRSGTHAAPERAKSPRHSRSTSLSPSRTDIAKHGKRKKHSSRSRSRSHSHSRSRKPKKTQRRRSGSHKSSRSHYRSRSRSRDRGGDPDKTGKHRNKHRRH is encoded by the exons ATGCGCTTAATAACTCCAGGCAGTGATCCTCTAACGAATGACGTCGAAGTTTGGAAAGTATATTGCCTAGTGTTTGTTTATAATCATGTTTCTCATGTTTTCTTTCAGGTCGCTATGGCCACCGGGCAAGTGATATTCCAGCGGTTCTATTACAGTAAATCATTGGTTAGGCACAATATGGAAACAACGGCCATGGGATGCGTCTGTCTGGCGAGTAAAATTGAAGAGGCTCCAAGGCGCATCAGAGACGTCATTAATGTGTTCAATCATATTAAACAAGTTTCAAGTCAGAA GACTATCCAGCCAGTCATACTAGACCAGAGTTATGTGACGCTAAAGAACCAGGTAATCAAGGCAGAGAGGCGTGTTCTGAAGGAGCTAGGTTTTTGTGTTCACGTTAAGCATCCGCATAAGATAATCGTCATGTACCTTCAAGTTTTGGGTTACGAGAAGAACCGTGCGCTGATGCAACAGTGTTGGAACTACATGAATGATTCGCTTCGCTCAGATGTATTTCTGAGACATCAGCCCGAGACCGTTGCTTGCGCATGCGTTTATCTAGGTGCACGCCAGTTGCAACTTCCACTGCCTGCGACACCTGCTTGGTTCAGGCTATTCAAGGTTAGTGAGTCGTCCATCAGAGACGTCTGCCGCCGAGTTTTACGCCTCTACGCTCGACCCAGTATCAGCGCTGAACAATTGGAGAAACGTGTCGACGAGCTTCGCAGACGATACGAAGAAGCCAGAGCCAAGGCGAGGGGTGGTGAAGTTGATGGTCATACGCCCAGCCCTCCGCTGCCAAAGCACCACAATGCTTGGGGAGGATTCATCAGCCGCAGTGGGACACATGCTGCCCCTGAAAGAGCAAAATCGCCCAG gcATTCTAGATCTACCAGCCTCTCCCCTTCCCGAACTGACATTGCAAAACATGGGAAGCGAAAGAAACACTCGAGTAGAAGTAGATCGCGGAGTCACAGTCACAGCAGATCACGCAAACCGAAAAAGACCCAACGGCGAAGATCAGGAAGCCACAAGTCGTCCCGAAGCCACTACAGATCTCGTAGTAGATCGAGAGACAGAGGGGGGGATCCAGATAAAACAGGGAAGCATCGAAACAAGCATAGACGCCATTGA
- the schlank gene encoding ceramide synthase 6, producing the protein MEILQNISAGFWSPDIWLPPNTTWADLTPTADNNFLDYRHLIFPIIMSIGMLGLRYVLERFWFAPFGKSLGIKNTRPKKASPNVILEKAYTGKKIKHKQVLALAKQLDWSERQVERWLRLRRSQDKPSTLTKFCENSWRCLYYTYSFTFGLTILWDKPWLWEIKNCYYNYPFHPVTSDVWWYYMVSMAFYWSLSFSQFFDVKRKDFWQMFIHHIATIILMCFSWIGNLTRIGSLVLLVHDCADIFLEAAKMAKYANYQKLCDFIFVIFTILWIVTRMGVYPFWIIYSTTIEAPKIVPMFPAYFIFNALLSLLLVLHAIWTWLILKIAYNAFYAGQMEGDIRSSSSEDISDSLMNSSTTNNSNEPQKVKVNQREKQH; encoded by the exons ATGGAGATCCTGCAAAATATTTCAGCGGGATTTTGGTCCCCTGACATTTGGTTGCCGCCGAACACGACGTGGGCCGATCTCACGCCCACCGCAGACAACAACTTCCTAGATTACAGACACTTGATTTTCCCCATAATAATGTCCATCGGTATGCTGGGCTTGCGATACGTCCTCGAACG GTTCTGGTTTGCTCCGTTTGGCAAATCGCTAGgcataaaaaatacaagacCAAAGAAAGCTTCACCGAATGTGATATTAGAAAAAGCTTACACCGGAAAGAAGATAAAGCACAAGCAG GTGCTCGCCTTAGCAAAACAGCTAGACTGGTCTGAGCGACAAGTTGAAAGGTGGTTGAGACTCCGCAGATCCCAAGACAAGCCTTCGACGTTGACAAAATTCTGCGAAAATAG CTGGAGATGCTTGTACTACACTTATTCTTTTACTTTCGGTCTGACTATATTGTGGGACAAGCCCTGGCtatgggaaataaaaaattgctatTACAATTACCCCTTTCATCCCGTCACTAGCGATGTATGGTGGTACTACATGGTCTCAATGGCGTTTTACTGGTCGCTAAGTTTCTCGCAGTTCTTTGACGTCAAACGAAAAGATTTTTGGCAAATGTTCATTCATCATATTGCCACTATAATTCTCATGTGCTTTTCATGGATCGGAAACTTGACCAGAATTGGTTCTCTAGTCCTATTGGTGCACGACTGCGCTGATATATTCTTAGAA GCAGCAAAAATGGCAAAGTATGCTAACTACCAAAAATTATGTGATTTCATATTTGTTATCTTCACCATCCTCTGGATTGTTACAAGAATGGGTGTTTATCCATTCTGGATTATTTACAG CACAACGATAGAAGCACCAAAAATTGTGCCTATGTTCCCTGCGTATTTCATATTTAACGCGTTGCTAAGTTTATTACTTGTACTGCACGCGATATGGACATggctgattttgaaaatcgcgtaCAACGCATTTTACGCTGGACAG ATGGAAGGTGATATACGGAGCAGTAGTAGCGAAGACATATCAGATTCCCTGATGAATTCTTCCACCACAAACAACTCGAACGAACCtcaaaaagtaaaagtaaATCAAAGGGAAAAGCAGCATTAA